A single window of Nematostella vectensis chromosome 4, jaNemVect1.1, whole genome shotgun sequence DNA harbors:
- the LOC5512883 gene encoding calcium release-activated calcium channel protein 1 — protein sequence MNLEVKMDGILKNTADPENSPDALTLSWRRLLLTRGKLKASSRTSALMSGFAMIAMVEIQLEEGIPGGLLIAFSVMTTILISVHVFALMISVCILPNIESVANTHQSSGLMVHDSPHEKMHLYVELAWIFSTGLGTLLFLGEIGILSWVKFYKYSIAAAIASSAVLLPVCVLFVVFAVHFYRSLAQHRYERFYQGIEELQQIASQLESSSAPNTAHNQAV from the exons ATGAATCTAGAAGTAAAGATGGATGGAATTTTAAAAAACACCGCCGACCCGGAAAATTCGCCCGACGCTCTTACGCTCTCCTGGAGGCGTTTGTTGTTGACAAGAGGAAAGCTGAAAGCATCAAGCAGAACTTCGGCTCTTATGTCTGGATTTGCTATG ATTGCCATGGTTGAGATTCAGCTAGAGGAAGGGATACCTGGTGGCCTCCTTATAGCCTTCAGCGTCATGACAACCATTCTTATATCCGTTCATGTCTTCGCACTCATGATATCGGTGTGTATACTCCCAAACATCGAAAGTGTGGCCAACACTCATCAGAGCTCTGGACTGATGGTTCATGACTCACCTCATGAGAAAATGCACTTGTATGTTGAACTAGCATGGATTTTCTCAACTGGTCTTGGGACACTTTTATTCCTTGGTGAGATTGGAATCCTCTCCTGGGTGAAGTTTTATAAGTACAGTATAGCAGCTGCCATTGCTTCTTCTGCTGTACTTCTACCAGTGTGTGTACTCTTTGTTGTATTTGCCGTTCATTTTTACCGTTCTTTGGCGCAGCATCGTTATGAGCGGTTTTATCAAGGGATAGAAGAACTACAGCAGATTGCAAGCCAGTTAGAGTCTTCAAGTGCTCCCAACACTGCACACAATCAAGCAGTTTAG
- the LOC5512876 gene encoding lysine-specific demethylase 2B isoform X3: MADMKYPKVKKYCLMSVGGCYTDFHIDFGGTSVWYHLMKGKKIFWLIPPTERNLQQYERWVLSGKQQDFFFGDQVEKCSRVTLVSGDTFLIPTGWIHAVYTPDDSLVFGGNFIHSYSISEQIRISQIEDNTKVPQKFRYPFYAEMMWYVAEKYVRLLTRDREERVKMGKPLTKRKKLAAKGKGKVKKEPKEEKENTEQTADSVQRRSSRVPKVPARRLQDGISSDDEPQPKRKRKGKMSTKQENSGVNGKSEAKSEINGKMPEKPEVNGKAREGSTEESEKPWELVYLTERELSGLRELIERLRTWPQAQKNIPESIENPEEVLKQLEELLDLHEDDDQELAVSGVQALFQIDPPPPPSSSETPKSPRPKAGVMMSKVGTKVGPGVRRRRTRCGQCEACTREDCGECRTCKDMKKFGGPGRMKQSCTKRACTQPNLPTCVRCIECNKLGEEENQLMECRLCAEIVHPSCIDAQPDTFRVVPDINNCWECPKCFSGQEESNDESPKQKSKKRKIKHEDSSKSAKRGTASRQPSESEESDEEVLEDSEDNESLPADSTTGTQSTRRRRDPPEHAPSPPPPPTEVSPKYVIRPGPIDPPSETLELEGGVEHVLRRSTWLHVFGFLSQEELCLCMRVCRTFNRWAMDKHFWSVIDMSRKPVTPLSLEGIVRRQPTTLNLSWTNVSCKQLLWLLDRLPRLRELYLSGTTEATVSALQHVNCPRIQVLGLSWSTGITDSLLRDLISPPAPSETRVGAEDSKGRLNDLCTLYLTGNDVTGNTLRLLAQYCPSLRKIDLSYCPKIYDEDVEVLVRPNVTSRNDSVTCKDCVTEILLSGCGKLTDACLVSLNRWPYLQRLDLRSCHKVSRSEIEKFVERRKEQLKIIDEKLVVAAS, encoded by the exons ATGGCAGACATGAAGTATCCGAAAGTCAAAAA GTATTGCCTGATGAGTGTGGGGGGATGCTACACCGATTTCCATATCGACTTCGGAGGCACATCTGTGTGGTACCACCTGATGAAAGGGAAAAAG ATTTTCTGGCTGATTCCGCCAACGGAGCGTAACCTCCAACAGTACGAACGATGGGTGTTGTCTGGCAAACAGCAAGATTTCTTCTTTGGTGACCAAGTAGAGAAGTGCTCAAGGGTGACGCTTGTGAGCGgggacacatttctcatcccCACAG GATGGATCCATGCCGTGTATACCCCTGATGACTCGCTAGTGTTTGGAGGGAACTTCATACACAGTTACTCCATCAGTGAGCAGATTCGTATAAGTCAGATCGAGGACAACACCAAG GTTCCTCAAAAGTTCAGGTACCCGTTTTATGCCGAAATGATGTGGTACGTTGCGGAGAAGTACGTTCGTCTTCTAACAAGAGACAGAGAAGAGCGCGTCAAAATGGGAAAGCCGTTAACAAAACGCAAGAAACTGGCCGCTAAAGGAAAGGGGAAGGTGAAAAAAGAGCCAaaagaggaaaaagaaaatacagaACAAACAGCCGACTCCGTTCAGCGACGATCTAGTCGGGTTCCCAAGGTCCCCGCGCGACGCCTTCAGGACGGGATTTCCTCAGACGACGAACCTCAACCAAAAAGAAAACGAAAGGGAAAGATGAGTACAAAGCAGGAAAACTCGGGAGTGAATGGGAAAAGTGAAGCGAAATCAGAAATAAATGGAAAAATGCCAGAAAAACCAGAAGTGAACGGAAAAGCTCGTGAGGGTTCCACAGAGGAAAGCGAAAAACCCTGGGAGCTAGTCTACCTAACAGAGCGGGAACTCTCAGGACTACGAGAGTTGATTGAAAGGCTTCGGACTTGGCCTCAAGCACAGAAGAATATACCCGAGAGCATTGAAAACCCCGAGGAGGTACTGAAGCAGCTAGAG GAACTGCTGGATCTACACGAAGATGATGACCAGGAACTCGCTGTCTCTGGTGTCCAGGCACTGTTCCAAATCGACCCTCCGCCCCCG CCAAGCAGTTCGGAG ACTCCCAAGTCCCCTCGGCCAAAAGCAGGCGTTATGATGTCAAAGGTTGGAACCAAGGTTGGTCCAGGCGTGCGCAGAAGACGGACTCGATGCGGTCAATGTGAGGCTTGTACGAGAGAGGACTGTGGCGAGTGTAGGACGTGTAAGGACATGAAGAAGTTCGGGGGGCCTGGTCGCATGAAGCAGTCGTGCACCAAGCGTGCGTGCACTCAG CCAAACCTGCCCACCTGTGTTCGCTGTATCGAGTGCAACAAGCTGGGCGAAGAGGAAAACCAATTGATGGAGTGCAGGCTTTGTGCCGAGATCGTACACCCGTCGTGTATCGACGCTCAACCGGACACCTTCCGAGTAGTCCCAGACATTAACAACTGCTGGGAATGTCCCAAGTGTTTTAGCGGTCAG GAGGAAAGTAACGACGAGAGTCCGAAACAAAAGTCTAAGAAAAGAAAG ataaaaCATGAGGACTCCTCAAAATCTGCAAAG CGAGGAACTGCCTCCCGCCAACCAAGCGAGTCCGAAGAAAGCGATGAAGAAGTACTCGAAGACTCCGAAGATAATGAATCCTTGCCAGCTGACAGTACAACTGGTACCCAGTCCACGCGCCGGCGGCGAGACCCCCCTGAACACGCCCcttccccacccccacccccaacaGAAGTCAGCCCAAAGTACGTGATCCGACCTGGGCCAATCGATCCCCCAAGCGAGACCCTGGAACTAGAGGGTGGGGTAGAACATGTGCTTCGTCGATCCACGTGGCTTCACGTGTTTGGCTTCTTGAGCCAAGAGGAGCTGTGCTTGTGTATGCGTGTGTGCCGTACGTTTAACCGCTGGGCTATGGATAAGCACTTTTGGtctgtgattgacatgtctcGTAAACCCGTTACCCCTTTGTCGTTGGAGGGTATTGTCCGTAGACAACCAACCACGCTGAACCTCAGCTGGACAAATGTCTCTTGCAAGCAGCTGCTTTGGTTATTGGATAGGCTTCCTCGGCTGCGTGAGCTCTACCTTAGTGGGACCACGGAAGCTACTGTCAGCGCGCTCCAGCACGTTAATTGCCCTCGTATCCAGGTCCTTGGACTCAGCTGGTCCACAGGGATTACCGATTCTTTGCTGCGTGATCTCATAAGTCCACCTGCGCCATCTGAAACTCGCGTGGGGGCTGAGGACAGTAAAGGCCGCCTGAATGATCTGTGCACACTCTACCTTACCGGAAATGACGTCACTGGGAATACCCTTCGCCTGCTTGCCCAGTATTGCCCGTCTCTGCGCAAAATAGACTTGAGTTACTGCCCTAAGATTTACGACGAGGATGTTGAGGTCCTCGTGCGTCCAAACGTCACTAGTCGTAACGATAGCGTGACGTGTAAAGATTGCGTGACAGAAATATTGCTCTCGGGCTGCGGGAAGCTAACTGACGCATGCCTTGTATCGCTCAACCGCTGGCCTTACCTGCAGCGCCTGGATCTTCGTTCTTGTCACAAGGTGTCGCGCTCCGAAATTGAGAAATTCGTGGAGCGGCGAAAGGAGCAGCTTAAGATCATAGACGAGAAGCTTGTTGTTGCCGCGTCGTAG
- the LOC5512891 gene encoding agmatinase, mitochondrial: MTMTTLQIVVKTPRVVKTLHTRLQRFILHGPVQLRIRTFATCQNYKKEFNVPLLPDEMVRPGGICTMMRLPYQKSADGLDACFIGIPSDAGASNRPGARFGPRQIRVESSLIRPYNPATGAAPFKSLMVADIGDIQVNPYNLRATVDLIHDKIAQTVGHGCRPIALGGDHSISYPILKAISAKHGPVGMVHVDAHTDTATGANNVKIFHGSPFYWAVEEGLLDPRRVVQIGLRGPWYDEAEYDWATDKGFRLVFAKDCWHKCLDPLMGEVRAQMGDGPVYISFDIDGLDPVYAPGTGTPEVAGLTSIQAMEIVRGCRGLDIVGCDLVEVSPPYDASGMTALLAANILFEMLCVLPGVKYMK; encoded by the exons ATGACTATGACAACCTTGCAAATCGTGGTCAAAACTCCGCGTGTAGTTAAAACGCTACACACCAGGCTACAACGATTTATACTACATGGCCCTGTGCAGCTTAGAATAAGAACTTTTGCCACGTGTCAAAATTACAAGAAAGAATTCAATGTACCTCTTCTACCAGATGAAATGGTTCGCCCTGGCGGGATTTGCACTATGATGAGGCTGCCTTATCAAAAGAGTGCAGACGGCTTAGATGCATGTTtcatcggcattccttctgaTGCTGGTGCATCAAATAGACCAGGAGCGAG GTTCGGACCGCGTCAGATCCGTGTCGAATCCAGTCTTATCAGACCCTACAACCCGGCGACCGGCGCGGCGCCCTTCAAATCTCTTATGGTTGCCGATATCGGAGATATACAAGTCAACCCGTACAACCTCAGGGCGACAGTGGACCTGATCCATGACAAGATTGCACAGACAGTTGGCCATGGCTGCCGTCCAATCGCTCTTGGTGGGGACCATAGCATTTCATACCCAATACTGAAGGCAATAAGT GCTAAGCACGGTCCGGTCGGTATGGTCCATGTGGACGCACACACGGACACAGCGACCGGAGCCAACAACGTCAAGATCTTTCACGGCAGCCCCTTCTATTGGGCGGTAGAGGAAGGTTTACTCGACCCCAGGCGTGTCGTCCAGATTGGGCTGCGCGGGCCATGGTACGACGAAGCTGAATATGACTGGGCTACGGACAAG GGATTTCGTCTTGTATTTGCCAAAGATTGTTGGCATAAGTGCCTGGATCCGCTGATGGGCGAAGTGCGGGCTCAGATGGGTGATGGTCCCGTATACATAAGTTTTGATATCGATGGATTGGACCCCGTGTACGCGCCAGGGACTG GTACACCTGAGGTAGCGGGATTGACCAGTATTCAAGCGATGGAAATCGTGCGTGGTTGCCGCGGATTGGACATCGTCGGTTGTGACTTAGTAGAG GTGTCACCCCCGTATGACGCGTCTGGTATGACTGCGCTACTCGCCGCGAACATACTCTTTGAGATGCTGTGCGTTCTACCTGGTGTGAAGTACATGAAATAG
- the LOC5512876 gene encoding lysine-specific demethylase 2B isoform X2 gives MESESAVGRTLRRQQRRNYQDTSQDDEIEGKRTFSLEEKLANPVFEADSFVQMLDGNEFSLKYVQSNGFKTPILFKSTEGLDMKIPDAEFTVTDVKNFVGARRLVDVIDVNTQQPLELTLQNWVKYFTNPEREKIYNVISLEFSHTKLQDLVESPLVVRQIDWVDTVWPRNLIEEQRDSTNSMADMKYPKVKKYCLMSVGGCYTDFHIDFGGTSVWYHLMKGKKIFWLIPPTERNLQQYERWVLSGKQQDFFFGDQVEKCSRVTLVSGDTFLIPTGWIHAVYTPDDSLVFGGNFIHSYSISEQIRISQIEDNTKVPQKFRYPFYAEMMWYVAEKYVRLLTRDREERVKMGKPLTKRKKLAAKGKGKVKKEPKEEKENTEQTADSVQRRSSRVPKVPARRLQDGISSDDEPQPKRKRKGKMSTKQENSGVNGKSEAKSEINGKMPEKPEVNGKAREGSTEESEKPWELVYLTERELSGLRELIERLRTWPQAQKNIPESIENPEEVLKQLEELLDLHEDDDQELAVSGVQALFQIDPPPPTPKSPRPKAGVMMSKVGTKVGPGVRRRRTRCGQCEACTREDCGECRTCKDMKKFGGPGRMKQSCTKRACTQPNLPTCVRCIECNKLGEEENQLMECRLCAEIVHPSCIDAQPDTFRVVPDINNCWECPKCFSGQEESNDESPKQKSKKRKIKHEDSSKSAKRGTASRQPSESEESDEEVLEDSEDNESLPADSTTGTQSTRRRRDPPEHAPSPPPPPTEVSPKYVIRPGPIDPPSETLELEGGVEHVLRRSTWLHVFGFLSQEELCLCMRVCRTFNRWAMDKHFWSVIDMSRKPVTPLSLEGIVRRQPTTLNLSWTNVSCKQLLWLLDRLPRLRELYLSGTTEATVSALQHVNCPRIQVLGLSWSTGITDSLLRDLISPPAPSETRVGAEDSKGRLNDLCTLYLTGNDVTGNTLRLLAQYCPSLRKIDLSYCPKIYDEDVEVLVRPNVTSRNDSVTCKDCVTEILLSGCGKLTDACLVSLNRWPYLQRLDLRSCHKVSRSEIEKFVERRKEQLKIIDEKLVVAAS, from the exons ATGGAGTCCGAGAGTGCAGTTGGCCGTACGTTG AGGAGGCAACAGCGTAGAAATTATCAGGATACATCCCAGGATGATGAAATCGAGGGAAAACGAACGTTCAGTCTTGAAGAAAAGCTCGCAAATCCAGTCTTTGAAGCCGATAGCTTTGTGCAAATGTTGGATGGCAATG AGTTCTCCTTGAAATATGTCCAGAGTAACGGGTTTAAGACCCCGATTTTGTTTAAAAGCACAGAAGGATTGGATATGAA GATCCCAGATGCTGAGTTCACGGTTACAGATGTAAAGAATTTTGTTG GGGCACGAAGACTCGTCGATGTTATAGACGTGAATACGCAACAGCCTTTAGAGCTTACATTGCAGAACTGGGTGAAATATTTCACAAACCCGGAACGCGAGAAGATTTACAATGTGATCAGTCTTGAGTTTAGCCATACGAAGCTGCAAGACCTGGTGGAGTCCCCATTAGTG GTACGTCAAATTGATTGGGTAGACACGGTATGGCCAAGAAATTTGATAGAAGAGCAAAGAGATTCGACAAATTCCATGGCAGACATGAAGTATCCGAAAGTCAAAAA GTATTGCCTGATGAGTGTGGGGGGATGCTACACCGATTTCCATATCGACTTCGGAGGCACATCTGTGTGGTACCACCTGATGAAAGGGAAAAAG ATTTTCTGGCTGATTCCGCCAACGGAGCGTAACCTCCAACAGTACGAACGATGGGTGTTGTCTGGCAAACAGCAAGATTTCTTCTTTGGTGACCAAGTAGAGAAGTGCTCAAGGGTGACGCTTGTGAGCGgggacacatttctcatcccCACAG GATGGATCCATGCCGTGTATACCCCTGATGACTCGCTAGTGTTTGGAGGGAACTTCATACACAGTTACTCCATCAGTGAGCAGATTCGTATAAGTCAGATCGAGGACAACACCAAG GTTCCTCAAAAGTTCAGGTACCCGTTTTATGCCGAAATGATGTGGTACGTTGCGGAGAAGTACGTTCGTCTTCTAACAAGAGACAGAGAAGAGCGCGTCAAAATGGGAAAGCCGTTAACAAAACGCAAGAAACTGGCCGCTAAAGGAAAGGGGAAGGTGAAAAAAGAGCCAaaagaggaaaaagaaaatacagaACAAACAGCCGACTCCGTTCAGCGACGATCTAGTCGGGTTCCCAAGGTCCCCGCGCGACGCCTTCAGGACGGGATTTCCTCAGACGACGAACCTCAACCAAAAAGAAAACGAAAGGGAAAGATGAGTACAAAGCAGGAAAACTCGGGAGTGAATGGGAAAAGTGAAGCGAAATCAGAAATAAATGGAAAAATGCCAGAAAAACCAGAAGTGAACGGAAAAGCTCGTGAGGGTTCCACAGAGGAAAGCGAAAAACCCTGGGAGCTAGTCTACCTAACAGAGCGGGAACTCTCAGGACTACGAGAGTTGATTGAAAGGCTTCGGACTTGGCCTCAAGCACAGAAGAATATACCCGAGAGCATTGAAAACCCCGAGGAGGTACTGAAGCAGCTAGAG GAACTGCTGGATCTACACGAAGATGATGACCAGGAACTCGCTGTCTCTGGTGTCCAGGCACTGTTCCAAATCGACCCTCCGCCCCCG ACTCCCAAGTCCCCTCGGCCAAAAGCAGGCGTTATGATGTCAAAGGTTGGAACCAAGGTTGGTCCAGGCGTGCGCAGAAGACGGACTCGATGCGGTCAATGTGAGGCTTGTACGAGAGAGGACTGTGGCGAGTGTAGGACGTGTAAGGACATGAAGAAGTTCGGGGGGCCTGGTCGCATGAAGCAGTCGTGCACCAAGCGTGCGTGCACTCAG CCAAACCTGCCCACCTGTGTTCGCTGTATCGAGTGCAACAAGCTGGGCGAAGAGGAAAACCAATTGATGGAGTGCAGGCTTTGTGCCGAGATCGTACACCCGTCGTGTATCGACGCTCAACCGGACACCTTCCGAGTAGTCCCAGACATTAACAACTGCTGGGAATGTCCCAAGTGTTTTAGCGGTCAG GAGGAAAGTAACGACGAGAGTCCGAAACAAAAGTCTAAGAAAAGAAAG ataaaaCATGAGGACTCCTCAAAATCTGCAAAG CGAGGAACTGCCTCCCGCCAACCAAGCGAGTCCGAAGAAAGCGATGAAGAAGTACTCGAAGACTCCGAAGATAATGAATCCTTGCCAGCTGACAGTACAACTGGTACCCAGTCCACGCGCCGGCGGCGAGACCCCCCTGAACACGCCCcttccccacccccacccccaacaGAAGTCAGCCCAAAGTACGTGATCCGACCTGGGCCAATCGATCCCCCAAGCGAGACCCTGGAACTAGAGGGTGGGGTAGAACATGTGCTTCGTCGATCCACGTGGCTTCACGTGTTTGGCTTCTTGAGCCAAGAGGAGCTGTGCTTGTGTATGCGTGTGTGCCGTACGTTTAACCGCTGGGCTATGGATAAGCACTTTTGGtctgtgattgacatgtctcGTAAACCCGTTACCCCTTTGTCGTTGGAGGGTATTGTCCGTAGACAACCAACCACGCTGAACCTCAGCTGGACAAATGTCTCTTGCAAGCAGCTGCTTTGGTTATTGGATAGGCTTCCTCGGCTGCGTGAGCTCTACCTTAGTGGGACCACGGAAGCTACTGTCAGCGCGCTCCAGCACGTTAATTGCCCTCGTATCCAGGTCCTTGGACTCAGCTGGTCCACAGGGATTACCGATTCTTTGCTGCGTGATCTCATAAGTCCACCTGCGCCATCTGAAACTCGCGTGGGGGCTGAGGACAGTAAAGGCCGCCTGAATGATCTGTGCACACTCTACCTTACCGGAAATGACGTCACTGGGAATACCCTTCGCCTGCTTGCCCAGTATTGCCCGTCTCTGCGCAAAATAGACTTGAGTTACTGCCCTAAGATTTACGACGAGGATGTTGAGGTCCTCGTGCGTCCAAACGTCACTAGTCGTAACGATAGCGTGACGTGTAAAGATTGCGTGACAGAAATATTGCTCTCGGGCTGCGGGAAGCTAACTGACGCATGCCTTGTATCGCTCAACCGCTGGCCTTACCTGCAGCGCCTGGATCTTCGTTCTTGTCACAAGGTGTCGCGCTCCGAAATTGAGAAATTCGTGGAGCGGCGAAAGGAGCAGCTTAAGATCATAGACGAGAAGCTTGTTGTTGCCGCGTCGTAG
- the LOC5512876 gene encoding lysine-specific demethylase 2B isoform X1: MESESAVGRTLRRQQRRNYQDTSQDDEIEGKRTFSLEEKLANPVFEADSFVQMLDGNEFSLKYVQSNGFKTPILFKSTEGLDMKIPDAEFTVTDVKNFVGARRLVDVIDVNTQQPLELTLQNWVKYFTNPEREKIYNVISLEFSHTKLQDLVESPLVVRQIDWVDTVWPRNLIEEQRDSTNSMADMKYPKVKKYCLMSVGGCYTDFHIDFGGTSVWYHLMKGKKIFWLIPPTERNLQQYERWVLSGKQQDFFFGDQVEKCSRVTLVSGDTFLIPTGWIHAVYTPDDSLVFGGNFIHSYSISEQIRISQIEDNTKVPQKFRYPFYAEMMWYVAEKYVRLLTRDREERVKMGKPLTKRKKLAAKGKGKVKKEPKEEKENTEQTADSVQRRSSRVPKVPARRLQDGISSDDEPQPKRKRKGKMSTKQENSGVNGKSEAKSEINGKMPEKPEVNGKAREGSTEESEKPWELVYLTERELSGLRELIERLRTWPQAQKNIPESIENPEEVLKQLEELLDLHEDDDQELAVSGVQALFQIDPPPPPSSSETPKSPRPKAGVMMSKVGTKVGPGVRRRRTRCGQCEACTREDCGECRTCKDMKKFGGPGRMKQSCTKRACTQPNLPTCVRCIECNKLGEEENQLMECRLCAEIVHPSCIDAQPDTFRVVPDINNCWECPKCFSGQEESNDESPKQKSKKRKIKHEDSSKSAKRGTASRQPSESEESDEEVLEDSEDNESLPADSTTGTQSTRRRRDPPEHAPSPPPPPTEVSPKYVIRPGPIDPPSETLELEGGVEHVLRRSTWLHVFGFLSQEELCLCMRVCRTFNRWAMDKHFWSVIDMSRKPVTPLSLEGIVRRQPTTLNLSWTNVSCKQLLWLLDRLPRLRELYLSGTTEATVSALQHVNCPRIQVLGLSWSTGITDSLLRDLISPPAPSETRVGAEDSKGRLNDLCTLYLTGNDVTGNTLRLLAQYCPSLRKIDLSYCPKIYDEDVEVLVRPNVTSRNDSVTCKDCVTEILLSGCGKLTDACLVSLNRWPYLQRLDLRSCHKVSRSEIEKFVERRKEQLKIIDEKLVVAAS, translated from the exons ATGGAGTCCGAGAGTGCAGTTGGCCGTACGTTG AGGAGGCAACAGCGTAGAAATTATCAGGATACATCCCAGGATGATGAAATCGAGGGAAAACGAACGTTCAGTCTTGAAGAAAAGCTCGCAAATCCAGTCTTTGAAGCCGATAGCTTTGTGCAAATGTTGGATGGCAATG AGTTCTCCTTGAAATATGTCCAGAGTAACGGGTTTAAGACCCCGATTTTGTTTAAAAGCACAGAAGGATTGGATATGAA GATCCCAGATGCTGAGTTCACGGTTACAGATGTAAAGAATTTTGTTG GGGCACGAAGACTCGTCGATGTTATAGACGTGAATACGCAACAGCCTTTAGAGCTTACATTGCAGAACTGGGTGAAATATTTCACAAACCCGGAACGCGAGAAGATTTACAATGTGATCAGTCTTGAGTTTAGCCATACGAAGCTGCAAGACCTGGTGGAGTCCCCATTAGTG GTACGTCAAATTGATTGGGTAGACACGGTATGGCCAAGAAATTTGATAGAAGAGCAAAGAGATTCGACAAATTCCATGGCAGACATGAAGTATCCGAAAGTCAAAAA GTATTGCCTGATGAGTGTGGGGGGATGCTACACCGATTTCCATATCGACTTCGGAGGCACATCTGTGTGGTACCACCTGATGAAAGGGAAAAAG ATTTTCTGGCTGATTCCGCCAACGGAGCGTAACCTCCAACAGTACGAACGATGGGTGTTGTCTGGCAAACAGCAAGATTTCTTCTTTGGTGACCAAGTAGAGAAGTGCTCAAGGGTGACGCTTGTGAGCGgggacacatttctcatcccCACAG GATGGATCCATGCCGTGTATACCCCTGATGACTCGCTAGTGTTTGGAGGGAACTTCATACACAGTTACTCCATCAGTGAGCAGATTCGTATAAGTCAGATCGAGGACAACACCAAG GTTCCTCAAAAGTTCAGGTACCCGTTTTATGCCGAAATGATGTGGTACGTTGCGGAGAAGTACGTTCGTCTTCTAACAAGAGACAGAGAAGAGCGCGTCAAAATGGGAAAGCCGTTAACAAAACGCAAGAAACTGGCCGCTAAAGGAAAGGGGAAGGTGAAAAAAGAGCCAaaagaggaaaaagaaaatacagaACAAACAGCCGACTCCGTTCAGCGACGATCTAGTCGGGTTCCCAAGGTCCCCGCGCGACGCCTTCAGGACGGGATTTCCTCAGACGACGAACCTCAACCAAAAAGAAAACGAAAGGGAAAGATGAGTACAAAGCAGGAAAACTCGGGAGTGAATGGGAAAAGTGAAGCGAAATCAGAAATAAATGGAAAAATGCCAGAAAAACCAGAAGTGAACGGAAAAGCTCGTGAGGGTTCCACAGAGGAAAGCGAAAAACCCTGGGAGCTAGTCTACCTAACAGAGCGGGAACTCTCAGGACTACGAGAGTTGATTGAAAGGCTTCGGACTTGGCCTCAAGCACAGAAGAATATACCCGAGAGCATTGAAAACCCCGAGGAGGTACTGAAGCAGCTAGAG GAACTGCTGGATCTACACGAAGATGATGACCAGGAACTCGCTGTCTCTGGTGTCCAGGCACTGTTCCAAATCGACCCTCCGCCCCCG CCAAGCAGTTCGGAG ACTCCCAAGTCCCCTCGGCCAAAAGCAGGCGTTATGATGTCAAAGGTTGGAACCAAGGTTGGTCCAGGCGTGCGCAGAAGACGGACTCGATGCGGTCAATGTGAGGCTTGTACGAGAGAGGACTGTGGCGAGTGTAGGACGTGTAAGGACATGAAGAAGTTCGGGGGGCCTGGTCGCATGAAGCAGTCGTGCACCAAGCGTGCGTGCACTCAG CCAAACCTGCCCACCTGTGTTCGCTGTATCGAGTGCAACAAGCTGGGCGAAGAGGAAAACCAATTGATGGAGTGCAGGCTTTGTGCCGAGATCGTACACCCGTCGTGTATCGACGCTCAACCGGACACCTTCCGAGTAGTCCCAGACATTAACAACTGCTGGGAATGTCCCAAGTGTTTTAGCGGTCAG GAGGAAAGTAACGACGAGAGTCCGAAACAAAAGTCTAAGAAAAGAAAG ataaaaCATGAGGACTCCTCAAAATCTGCAAAG CGAGGAACTGCCTCCCGCCAACCAAGCGAGTCCGAAGAAAGCGATGAAGAAGTACTCGAAGACTCCGAAGATAATGAATCCTTGCCAGCTGACAGTACAACTGGTACCCAGTCCACGCGCCGGCGGCGAGACCCCCCTGAACACGCCCcttccccacccccacccccaacaGAAGTCAGCCCAAAGTACGTGATCCGACCTGGGCCAATCGATCCCCCAAGCGAGACCCTGGAACTAGAGGGTGGGGTAGAACATGTGCTTCGTCGATCCACGTGGCTTCACGTGTTTGGCTTCTTGAGCCAAGAGGAGCTGTGCTTGTGTATGCGTGTGTGCCGTACGTTTAACCGCTGGGCTATGGATAAGCACTTTTGGtctgtgattgacatgtctcGTAAACCCGTTACCCCTTTGTCGTTGGAGGGTATTGTCCGTAGACAACCAACCACGCTGAACCTCAGCTGGACAAATGTCTCTTGCAAGCAGCTGCTTTGGTTATTGGATAGGCTTCCTCGGCTGCGTGAGCTCTACCTTAGTGGGACCACGGAAGCTACTGTCAGCGCGCTCCAGCACGTTAATTGCCCTCGTATCCAGGTCCTTGGACTCAGCTGGTCCACAGGGATTACCGATTCTTTGCTGCGTGATCTCATAAGTCCACCTGCGCCATCTGAAACTCGCGTGGGGGCTGAGGACAGTAAAGGCCGCCTGAATGATCTGTGCACACTCTACCTTACCGGAAATGACGTCACTGGGAATACCCTTCGCCTGCTTGCCCAGTATTGCCCGTCTCTGCGCAAAATAGACTTGAGTTACTGCCCTAAGATTTACGACGAGGATGTTGAGGTCCTCGTGCGTCCAAACGTCACTAGTCGTAACGATAGCGTGACGTGTAAAGATTGCGTGACAGAAATATTGCTCTCGGGCTGCGGGAAGCTAACTGACGCATGCCTTGTATCGCTCAACCGCTGGCCTTACCTGCAGCGCCTGGATCTTCGTTCTTGTCACAAGGTGTCGCGCTCCGAAATTGAGAAATTCGTGGAGCGGCGAAAGGAGCAGCTTAAGATCATAGACGAGAAGCTTGTTGTTGCCGCGTCGTAG